Proteins encoded together in one Astatotilapia calliptera chromosome 7, fAstCal1.2, whole genome shotgun sequence window:
- the sowahb gene encoding uncharacterized protein sowahb codes for MASEFTQDAVLVFLQSRGGTVKNSDLVLHFKNFIRDHADQDRNRELFKKFVNSVATVKQLDGVSHVILRKKFRGYVPGKGAEVGSSDPPCVPVGKNAETAAPNKPRQKPQQKEATAPAPSGETATKTILPVAGLVLTNNNSVQENLNLRQQQVHQSIQPVTAQVVSHSPQTPQLKTPSLPTPPALDQASKVGQGQRRVGFGPPPGVTPAPPHRATSPGSEVLTGQRQPEVGVHAQRAPRRAGNRPSYKTAVSQDDEEEKEEEITVTQISAGGTRPPSALLNAPGRVTPAPSSGQKSYSQGTEGQMLTPRSPTRVIPNNSNFDLRQQQAHSAPDHSVRPVSAQTVSHIPQKPQLKTPSLPTPPAPDQASKGGELRGGFGPLPVVTPASPHRETSPGPEVLTGRKQPEGDVHPQHAHRRARNRPSYKTAVSQDDEEEVIVTKGSAAGARPPSVPLSAPGRVTPAPSSVQRSYIQGTEALRRGPQPPEGGLHQEPPVPPQLTQRRLKHRQSYKTAVSYDEDDVEEVPMRRGSGGGAWPLNVPLGDTVRAMSSSSPCIIDTPAPSSVPQIYIQGAEGEKLSPHYLGLREETAGPRLELGETTRRSLPLETALHHNIQQGHQYSPLSREPKPGTNQSDGPLMSSSHSSIYSPSSAGGFHSTKWPPSNSTRELGWTSSSSDLQIRAGVPVGVPRIQGTVKQTKEGMSDSMMSRADTKIVPWHRSTGQLYDEQEPSARSSPLRRSTDQLNENQSSPGRVAPFYLSTGDLCDREDAVSSDDSVSSPYLRQRPGATNRMSTKQRMSLSMGADLDQILQGEAREGRGTEEARRSRLHRISSSLSLRHNLSCSSLSSCSTPPRSHSLASLDEPKGEKMNLSTEASPSSNHRDNHGRHSLVPLEPREHTWLVKAAAGNWPEIYTLFREEPSLLNKKDFISGFTVLHWIAKHGDHRVLNTLGYGIEKHSLTFDVNARSNSGHTPLHIAVMHGHKNIIRLLIKKFQANVKQRDMAGKRPWQYLSLDAPLEMFHLLAAPMQDVMSGKKGVEMANTSWEQQQKQSRHLRHHASSASRESPLTIASRTKVKRATSLAALLKHKSLIRFQANQVNSSA; via the exons ATGGCCTCGGAGTTCACTCAGGACGCGGTGTTGGTGTTCCTCCAGAGCCGCGGAGGCACAGTGAAAAACTCCGACCTGGTTCTGCACTTCAAAAACTTCATTCGGGATCATGCGGACCAGGACCGAAACCGAGAGCTCTTCAAGAAGTTCGTCAACTCCGTGGCCACCGTCAAACAGCTGGACGGAGTGTCTCATGTGATCCTCAGGAAGAAGTTCAGAGGATATGTCCCAGGTAAGGGGGCTGAAGTGGGCTCCTCCGACCCTCCGTGCGTCCCGGTCGGGAAGAACGCCGAAACTGCCGCTCCTAACAAGCCGCGACAGAAACCGCAGCAGAAAGAAGCGACTGCACCCGCCCCGTCGGGAGAAACTGCAACGAAAACAATCCTACCTGTGGCTGGCCTCGTCCTGACCAACAACAACAGCGTGCAGGAGAATTTAAACCTGAGGCAGCAGCAGGTACACCAGTCTATACAACCAGTGACAGCACAGGTAGTGAGTCACAGCCCACAGACACCACAGCTGAAGACACCAAGTCTGCCCACGCCTCCTGCTCTCGATCAGGCTTCTAAAGTGGGGCAGGGGCAGCGGAGAGTGGGTTTTGGTCCACCTCCTGGTGTCACACCTGCACCTCCTCACAGAGCAACCAGCCCAGGGTCAGAGGTCCTCACagggcagaggcagccagaagtgGGTGTTCATGCTCAGCGTGCCCCCCGACGGGCGGGAAACAGGCCAAGCTACAAAACTGCTGTGAGCcaagatgatgaagaggagaaagaggaggagatcaCAGTGACGCAGATTTCAGCAGGAGGAACGCGGCCCCCGAGCGCTCTGCTCAATGCCCCGGGGAGGGTCACGCCTGCTCCTTCTTCAGGCCAGAAGAGTTACAGTCAGGGTACTGAGGGGCAAATGCTCACCCCTCGGAGTCCAACTAGGGTCATTCCGAATAACAGCAACTTTGACCTGAGACAGCAGCAGGCACACAGCGCACCTGACCACTCTGTGCGACCAGTGTCAGCACAGACGGTGAGTCACATCCCACAGAAACCACAGCTAAAGACACCCAGTCTGCCTACACCTCCTGCCCCAGATCAGGCATCTAAAGGGGGAGAGCTGAGAGGGGGTTTTGGTCCACTTCCTGTTGTCACACCTGCATCTCCTCATAGAGAAACCAGCCCGGGCCCTGAGGTCCTCACAGGGAGGAAGCAGCCAGAGGGGGATGTTCACCCTCAGCATGCCCACCGAAGAGCAAGAAACAGGCCAAGCTACAAAACTGCTGTGAGCcaagatgatgaagaggaggtcaTAGTGACGAAGGGTTCAGCAGCAGGAGCGCGGCCCCCTAGTGTTCCACTCAGTGCCCCGGGGAGGGTTACGCCTGCTCCTTCCTCAGTCCAGAGGAGTTACATTCAGGGTACTGAGGCCCTCAGAAGGGGGCCCCAGCCTCCAGAAGGTGGTCTTCATCAGGAGCCTCCTGTGCCTCCACAGCTCACCCAAAGGCGTTTGAAGCACAGACAGAGCTATAAAACTGCTGTGAGTTATGATGAAGATGACGTAGAGGAGGTCCCCATGAGGCGAGGTTCAGGAGGAGGAGCGTGGCCACTGAATGTGCCGCTCGGTGACACAGTGAGGGCCATGTCTTCCTCATCGCCATGCATCATAGACACGCCTGCACCTTCATCTGTCCCACAGATTTACATCCAGGGCGCTGAAGGGGAAAAGCTCAGCCCTCACTATCTAGGTTTGAGGGAGGAAACTGCAGGCCCTAGGCTGGAACTGGGCGAGACCACCAGACGCAGCCTGCCTTTGGAGACGGCACTCCACCACAACATCCAGCAGGGCCACCAATACTCACCACTCTCAAGGGAACCCAAACCAGGGACCAATCAGAGCGACGGACCGTTGATGTCGTCCAGCCACAGCAGCATCTACTCGCCCTCGTCCGCTGGCGGCTTCCACAGCACCAAGTGGCCGCCGTCTAACTCCACCAGAGAATTGGGATGGACCAGCAGCTCCTCAGATCTGCAGATCAGAGCAG GTGTGCCTGTAGGCGTGCCCAGAATCCAGGGAACTGTCAAACAAACCAAAGAGGGTATGTCGGACTCCATGATGAGTCGTGCTGACACTAAAATAGTGCCTTGGCATCGCTCCACCGGTCAGCTCTATGACGAGCAGGAGCCCTCAGCTCGTTCGTCACCGCTACGTCGCTCCACTGACCAGCTCAACGAGAACCAATCCTCTCCGGGCCGAGTGGCGCCGTTTTATCTTTCCACAG GTGATCTCTGTGATCGTGAAGACGCAGTGTCAAGCGATGACTCCGTCTCTTCACCTTACCTGCGGCAACGCCCTGGTGCCACCAACCGGATGAGCACCAAACAAAGGATGTCCCTCAGCATGGGAGCCGACCTGGACCAGATTCTTCAGGGGGAGGCAAGGGAAGGAAGAGGAACCGAGGAGGCTCGGAGGAGCCGCCTCCACCGGATTTCTTCCTCGCTCAGCCTCCGCCACAATCTGTCGTGCTCCTCATTATCATCCTGTTCCACGCCGCCTCGAAGCCACAGCCTCGCCAGTCTGGACGAGCCAAAAGGAGAAAAGATGAATCTATCTACAGAAGCCTCGCCCTCCTCCAACCACCGTGACAACCACGGTCGACAT TCGCTGGTTCCTTTGGAGCCGAGGGAACATACCTGGCTGGTTAAGGCGGCGGCGGGCAACTGGCCGGAAATCTACACCCTCTTCAGAGAGGAACCGTCCCTCCTCAACAAAAAAGACTTCATCTCAGGCTTCACTGTACTGCACTGGATTGCCAAACACGGCGACCACCGAGTCCTCAACACTCTAGG GTATGGAATTGAAAAGCACTCTCTTACCTTCGACGTAAACGCCAGGTCTAACAGCGGTCACACGCCTCTCCACATTGCTGTCATGCACGGTCACAAAAACATCATTCGGTTGCTAATCAAGAAGTTCCAAGCTAATGTGAAGCAGAGAGACATGGCAGGTAAGAGACCATGGCAGTACCTGAGCCTCGACGCGCCACTGGAAATGTTCCACTTGCTCGCAGCGCCGATGCAGGACGTTATGTCAGGAAAGAAAGGTGTCGAGATGGCAAACACCAGCtgggagcagcagcagaagcaaaGCCGCCACCTGCGTCACCATGCCTCCTCAGCTTCAAGAGAGAGCCCGCTGACAATTGCGAGTAGAACGAAGGTGAAACGGGCAACCTCACTCGCTGCGTTGCTTAAACACAAATCGTTAATACGATTTCAAGCAAATCAGGTGAACTCCTCAGCTTAA